A genomic stretch from Arachis stenosperma cultivar V10309 chromosome 3, arast.V10309.gnm1.PFL2, whole genome shotgun sequence includes:
- the LOC130967187 gene encoding uncharacterized mitochondrial protein AtMg00810-like: MSTTYLLAYVDDILVTGISATEIESLIQQLHAVFTLKDLGEMSFFLGVEVVRDSPDSLLLKQSKYIKELLGKANIPDAKPVPTSMLNSPKLTGLQYATITRPEIAYSVSKVSQYMHAPSDLHWKAVKRILRYLDGTIDLGLQIHKSDTLRIMAFSDSDWATDTDGRKSVSGYCVFLGTNLVTWSSRKQRTVSRSSTEAEFWALADAMTDTIWLQKLLLEMRLPPGPAPTMFCDNQSTVLMTRNPVLHSRSKYFEIDLHFVRNIVVQQLAHVVHIPSQDQFADILTKLLS; encoded by the exons ATGTCCACCACTTATCTCCTAGCCTATGTAGATGACATTCTCGTCACGGGCATCAGTGCCACTGAAATTGAAAGCTTAATTCAACAGTTGCATGCCGTATTCACCCTCAAAGATCTAGGAGAAATGAGCTTCTTTCTCGGGGTTGAAGTGGTCAGGGACTCGCCGGATTCCCTTCTTCTCAAACAGTCTAAATACATCAAAGAGCTTCTAGGAAAAGCCAACATACCAGATGCCAAACCAGTGCCAACTTCTATGCTCAACAGTCCCAAGCTCACA GGGCTTCAATATGCTACCATTACTAGACCTGAGATTGCTTATTCTGTCAGCAAGGTGTCCCAATACATGCATGCTCCATCAGATCTGCACTGGAAAGCAGTTAAGCGGATTCTTCGCTACCTGGATGGGACAATTGATCTAGGGTTACAGATCCACAAGAGTGACACCCTAAGAATCATGGCTTTCAGTGATTCTGACTGGGCCACAGACACTGATGGTCGCAAGTCCGTATCAGGATATTGTGTTTTCCTTGGCACGAATTTAGTTACCTGGTCGAGTAGGAAGCAGCGAACAGTCTCAAGGTCCAGCACGGAGGCTGAATTTTGGGCGTTAGCTGATGCTATGACAGACACAATTTGGTTGCAAAAGTTACTACTAGAGATGCGCTTACCACCTGGCCCAGCACCTACAATGTTCTGTGACAACCAAAGCACAGTACTGATGACCCGAAATCCAGTTCTCCACAGTCGATCAAAATATTTTGAGATAGATCTACACTTTGTACGGAACATAGTAGTGCAGCAACTAGCTCATGTAGTTCACATACCCTCACAAGATCAGTTTGCGGATATACTGACTAAGCTATTGTCATAG